From Calothrix sp. PCC 6303, a single genomic window includes:
- a CDS encoding DUF751 family protein, with protein sequence MFDGFWDNVFRYPRYFLTTLLGVLLNTFAPLAPLFKRPITLIALIGLFASSLVFVTLTLRAMLGFSAV encoded by the coding sequence ATGTTTGATGGATTTTGGGATAATGTATTTCGTTATCCACGTTATTTTCTCACAACTCTTTTGGGTGTATTACTCAATACCTTTGCGCCCTTAGCTCCATTATTCAAGCGACCCATCACTTTGATTGCGTTGATTGGTTTGTTTGCTAGCAGTCTTGTGTTTGTCACCTTAACCCTGCGTGCGATGCTGGGTTTTAGTGCGGTTTAA
- a CDS encoding ATP-binding protein, whose translation MSNYCYESRFFFELTQVLPEPLILIDIKGNFISANNPAADIFGVKRKDLLLKNILDFVSESHTQVLRYIQTCSTSRAIILGSFKLRIANEEVTTYRSQGAVVQPWTPESDAQILLRLEKQVTANNNFALLNRKIDELAQEVHQRRQAEIQLALANQELEKRVEERTNALQEALSKVQMTQAQLVQSEKMSGLGQIVAGMAHEINNPIGFIHGNIIHAQSHIEDLLNLVLLYQKNLPNPPEEIQDYIESIDLDYVKQDLNKILDSMCSGTNRIKELVKSLRVFSRFDEAEFKKVNVHDGIDSVLMIIEHKLFSTKDDIKIKIVKQYGDIPLVTCYPSQLNQVFLNVLTNAIDVLKKTSKFSNIKSIKKFFIDNYEHQQLELNEITTTVKDGNDVPTIWIRTELVEENKILVTIADNGTGIPEDIRHKVFDPFFTTKAIGKGTGLGLSTSYHIIVEKHQGKLCFNSVMGEGSQFFIEIPLNLKDK comes from the coding sequence ATGAGTAATTATTGTTATGAATCCAGATTTTTTTTTGAGTTAACACAAGTTTTACCTGAACCTCTAATATTAATAGATATTAAAGGTAATTTTATATCTGCAAATAATCCAGCAGCAGATATTTTTGGGGTAAAACGTAAAGATTTACTATTAAAAAATATTTTAGATTTTGTCTCTGAGAGCCACACACAAGTATTACGATATATACAAACCTGCTCTACCAGCAGAGCTATAATTTTAGGCTCATTTAAGTTACGTATCGCCAATGAAGAGGTTACAACATATCGCTCTCAAGGTGCAGTTGTTCAACCATGGACACCTGAATCAGATGCCCAGATTTTACTAAGATTAGAAAAGCAAGTTACAGCAAATAATAATTTTGCTTTACTCAATCGTAAAATTGATGAATTAGCTCAAGAAGTTCATCAACGCAGACAAGCTGAAATACAACTTGCTCTGGCAAATCAAGAATTAGAAAAACGTGTTGAGGAAAGGACGAACGCTCTTCAAGAAGCTTTGTCTAAAGTTCAAATGACCCAGGCACAACTTGTACAAAGTGAAAAAATGTCTGGTTTAGGACAGATTGTAGCTGGAATGGCACATGAAATAAACAATCCTATTGGATTTATTCACGGAAATATTATTCATGCCCAAAGCCATATTGAAGATTTACTCAATTTAGTCTTACTTTATCAAAAAAATTTACCTAATCCTCCAGAAGAAATCCAAGATTATATAGAATCTATTGATTTAGATTATGTTAAGCAGGATTTAAATAAAATTTTAGACTCAATGTGTTCAGGAACAAATAGAATTAAAGAGTTAGTTAAGTCTTTACGAGTATTTTCTCGATTTGATGAGGCAGAATTCAAGAAAGTTAATGTTCATGATGGAATTGATAGTGTTTTGATGATCATTGAACATAAGTTATTTAGCACTAAAGATGATATTAAAATCAAAATTGTTAAACAATATGGAGATATCCCTTTAGTTACATGTTATCCTAGCCAACTAAATCAAGTATTTTTAAATGTTTTAACTAACGCCATCGATGTTTTGAAAAAAACATCTAAGTTTTCTAATATAAAATCAATCAAAAAGTTTTTTATCGATAATTATGAGCATCAACAACTGGAGCTCAATGAAATAACAACTACGGTAAAAGATGGGAATGATGTACCAACTATTTGGATCCGAACTGAGTTAGTTGAAGAGAATAAGATACTTGTGACTATTGCTGACAATGGTACAGGAATACCAGAGGATATTCGCCATAAAGTGTTCGATCCATTTTTTACCACTAAGGCGATTGGTAAAGGTACTGGGTTAGGATTATCCACTAGTTATCACATTATTGTAGAAAAACACCAAGGTAAACTGTGCTTTAATTCTGTTATGGGAGAGGGGAGTCAATTTTTTATTGAGATACCACTCAATTTAAAGGATAAATAG
- a CDS encoding ATP-binding cassette domain-containing protein — MSQTPEIALEYRNVSFQINGNLLLSKLNLTIYQGEALILLGRSGSGKTTTLKLINQLLIPTQGQVLVNNRPTTDWDTIQLRRRIGYVVQEIGLFPHFSIAQNVGLVPALEKWTQQRIQARVYEMLSLVGLEPEKFAQRYPHELSGGQRQRVGVARALAADPSILLMDEPFGALDPITRLELQQQFLYLQRQLGKTVIFVTHDIQEAFFLGTGIGLMYEGNLVALGTREEFLQSQHPEAKAFIACLNALNHDNN; from the coding sequence ATGTCCCAAACACCAGAAATTGCCCTTGAGTATCGGAATGTTAGCTTCCAAATTAATGGCAATCTCCTATTATCTAAGCTAAACCTCACCATTTACCAAGGGGAAGCCCTAATTTTACTGGGACGCAGCGGTAGCGGCAAGACTACCACCTTAAAATTAATCAATCAACTGCTAATACCCACCCAAGGACAAGTTTTAGTCAATAATCGACCAACAACTGACTGGGATACAATTCAACTACGAAGACGAATTGGTTACGTTGTCCAGGAAATCGGTTTGTTTCCTCACTTCAGTATTGCCCAAAATGTTGGGTTAGTTCCTGCTTTAGAAAAGTGGACACAGCAGCGGATTCAGGCACGAGTCTATGAGATGTTAAGCTTAGTTGGCTTAGAACCAGAAAAATTTGCCCAACGCTATCCCCACGAACTATCTGGTGGTCAGCGTCAGCGTGTGGGTGTCGCTAGGGCTTTAGCCGCCGATCCATCTATACTGTTGATGGATGAGCCATTTGGAGCATTAGACCCCATTACTCGCTTAGAATTACAACAGCAATTTCTCTACTTACAAAGACAATTGGGAAAAACTGTGATTTTTGTCACCCATGACATTCAAGAAGCCTTCTTCCTAGGGACTGGAATTGGGTTAATGTATGAAGGGAATTTAGTTGCCCTAGGAACGAGAGAAGAATTTCTGCAATCTCAGCATCCAGAGGCAAAAGCTTTTATTGCTTGCTTGAATGCTTTGAATCATGACAACAACTAA
- a CDS encoding helix-turn-helix domain-containing protein produces the protein MVGGESQTPVSLSDRELQIIDLVAAGLTNQQIAGKLEISKRTVDNHISNILTKTETDNRVALVRWAMLWGKVCLNDVNCCQLPLPNDLTNTTHQ, from the coding sequence ATGGTTGGTGGCGAGTCTCAGACCCCTGTTAGTCTGTCAGACAGAGAACTGCAAATTATTGACTTAGTGGCTGCTGGCTTAACTAACCAACAAATTGCAGGTAAACTGGAAATCAGCAAACGTACAGTTGATAACCATATCAGCAATATTCTCACGAAAACTGAAACTGACAACCGAGTTGCACTTGTCCGCTGGGCAATGCTTTGGGGTAAGGTTTGCCTCAATGATGTTAATTGCTGTCAATTACCTCTCCCGAACGACCTCACCAATACAACTCACCAGTAG
- the rbfA gene encoding 30S ribosome-binding factor RbfA codes for MATNRRVSRVAELIRREISQMLLNGIKDDRVGTGMVSVTNVNVSGDLQHAKIYVSIYGDDAAKAETMAGLKSATGYVRSELGARMSLRRTPEVIFIEDNSIEEGTKVLSLLNQLQSRRQDVSEGNSDSEEEEV; via the coding sequence ATGGCTACTAATCGTCGTGTTTCCCGCGTTGCAGAATTAATTAGACGTGAAATTAGTCAAATGCTGCTCAATGGAATTAAGGATGACCGTGTGGGTACAGGGATGGTAAGTGTCACTAATGTCAACGTTTCTGGTGATTTGCAACATGCCAAGATTTATGTGTCTATCTATGGAGATGATGCTGCTAAAGCTGAAACTATGGCTGGATTAAAATCAGCTACGGGTTATGTCCGTAGTGAGTTGGGGGCAAGGATGAGTTTACGTCGAACACCGGAAGTCATCTTTATCGAAGACAACTCGATTGAAGAGGGAACAAAAGTTTTATCGCTGCTTAATCAACTCCAAAGTCGGCGGCAAGATGTTTCAGAGGGCAATAGTGATAGTGAAGAAGAGGAAGTTTAA
- a CDS encoding DUF4327 family protein, whose translation MSVNTVPYINYYSLDIIQDEARQLVHKGVVSRQQPIYTLCQYIPAREWVCVECELEKCDFLLRDRIADLIGREEWDND comes from the coding sequence ATGAGTGTGAATACGGTGCCTTATATCAACTACTACTCTTTAGACATTATTCAGGATGAGGCGCGCCAACTGGTGCATAAAGGAGTAGTTAGCAGACAGCAGCCTATATATACCCTTTGTCAGTACATTCCTGCCAGAGAATGGGTTTGCGTGGAATGTGAATTAGAAAAATGTGATTTTTTGTTACGCGATCGCATTGCCGATTTGATTGGTCGTGAAGAGTGGGATAACGACTAA
- a CDS encoding adenylate kinase family protein — MRFVILGGSGSGKSTQAQMLCWQYKIPLISTGEVLRSAITNGLELGNQALPYMRRGELVPDELMIEFIRIRLQEADVAQGWVLEGYPRTAFQAEELDFLLEELGQSLNWAIYLQVPEVVMVGRSLGRSLPDDQPEIVHRRVELFYDRTVPILEYYDRRRRLLTINGDQSPDLVQEDLIGLLFPEKNIR, encoded by the coding sequence GTGCGGTTTGTGATTTTGGGAGGTTCCGGTTCGGGTAAGAGTACTCAGGCACAAATGCTTTGTTGGCAGTACAAGATTCCCTTGATTTCCACAGGTGAGGTGCTACGTTCAGCGATTACCAATGGTTTGGAGTTGGGAAATCAGGCTTTACCGTATATGAGACGGGGTGAATTAGTTCCCGATGAACTAATGATTGAGTTTATACGAATCCGTCTTCAAGAAGCAGATGTTGCTCAAGGTTGGGTGCTGGAAGGTTATCCGCGAACTGCTTTCCAAGCTGAGGAACTAGATTTTTTACTAGAAGAATTGGGACAAAGTTTAAATTGGGCAATTTATCTGCAAGTGCCAGAGGTTGTCATGGTAGGTCGTTCTTTAGGACGCTCGTTACCTGATGATCAACCAGAAATTGTTCACCGTCGAGTTGAGCTATTTTACGATCGCACGGTACCGATTTTAGAGTATTATGACCGCCGCCGTCGTTTACTGACTATCAATGGGGATCAATCACCAGATTTGGTACAGGAGGATCTGATTGGTTTATTGTTTCCAGAAAAAAACATCAGGTAA
- a CDS encoding methanogen output domain 1-containing protein, producing MNSTSTELVENVDVGLERDIFLRTLIRELSGTLQDVVGLEEASGFISVVGQNMGNQINTSYKKALNLSNLSREQVIEVLINLKKRIQGDFYVLEQTKDKIVFGNRVCPFAEKVHNRPAMCMMTSNVFGSVVADNLGYAKVELQKTIAKGDSGCTVVVYLQPNEEAEDAVGREYFRGMETV from the coding sequence ATGAATAGTACTAGTACTGAGTTAGTAGAAAACGTAGACGTAGGTTTAGAGCGGGATATTTTTTTACGTACACTAATTAGGGAATTATCTGGAACGCTACAGGATGTTGTTGGTTTGGAAGAAGCATCCGGTTTTATCAGTGTAGTCGGACAAAATATGGGAAACCAGATAAATACAAGTTACAAAAAAGCTTTAAATTTATCAAATCTTTCCCGTGAACAAGTAATAGAAGTTTTAATTAATTTAAAAAAACGTATTCAAGGTGATTTTTATGTACTCGAACAGACGAAAGATAAAATAGTATTTGGCAACCGTGTATGTCCATTTGCAGAAAAAGTACACAATCGTCCAGCAATGTGTATGATGACATCTAATGTATTTGGTAGTGTTGTAGCTGATAATTTGGGATATGCCAAAGTTGAATTACAAAAAACAATCGCTAAAGGTGATTCTGGATGCACAGTCGTTGTTTACTTGCAACCGAATGAAGAAGCTGAAGATGCAGTTGGAAGAGAATATTTTAGAGGTATGGAAACTGTATAA
- the rph gene encoding ribonuclease PH, which translates to MTWQRPDGRQPYQLRPVNFQTDFTCFAPGSVLAQCGETRVLCTVSIAKGVPKFLEGSGKGWLTAEYRMLPSATLQRKQREDLKLSGRTQEIQRLIGRSLRSVIDFDALGENTFTVDADVLQADAGTRTTAITGGFVALACAISKLVQMGSLTRSPIIGQVAATSVGLLGGEAFLDLNYVEDVAAEVDFNVVMNQNLGIIEVQGTAEEGYFSRQQLNQLLDFSEKGIQQLLASQRQAIPNWNDIYMGD; encoded by the coding sequence ATGACTTGGCAACGTCCAGATGGTCGGCAACCTTACCAATTACGTCCTGTAAACTTCCAGACAGATTTTACTTGTTTTGCACCTGGTTCAGTTTTGGCTCAATGCGGTGAAACTCGTGTCCTTTGTACTGTGAGCATAGCTAAAGGTGTACCGAAGTTTCTGGAGGGTAGCGGTAAAGGTTGGTTAACTGCTGAGTATCGCATGTTGCCATCTGCCACTCTCCAGCGCAAGCAAAGGGAAGATTTGAAGTTATCGGGACGCACCCAGGAGATTCAACGTTTAATTGGACGCAGTTTAAGATCTGTAATTGATTTTGACGCGTTGGGTGAAAATACTTTTACAGTTGATGCTGATGTGTTGCAAGCTGATGCTGGAACCAGAACAACTGCGATTACTGGTGGTTTTGTCGCTTTAGCTTGTGCTATTTCCAAATTAGTACAGATGGGATCGTTGACGCGATCGCCTATCATCGGACAAGTAGCTGCTACGTCGGTTGGTTTACTAGGTGGTGAAGCATTCCTAGATTTAAACTATGTTGAAGATGTTGCTGCAGAAGTTGATTTTAATGTGGTGATGAATCAAAATCTTGGCATTATTGAAGTTCAAGGGACAGCAGAAGAAGGTTATTTTAGCCGACAACAGTTAAATCAGTTGTTGGATTTTTCAGAAAAAGGTATTCAGCAGTTATTAGCATCTCAACGTCAAGCAATTCCGAATTGGAATGATATTTATATGGGTGATTAG
- a CDS encoding carbohydrate kinase family protein — MSNPRVLCLGEVLFDLLADQLGQSLEEVESWTPYPGGAPANVACSLVKLGVPAGFVGCVGEDETGNELVDLLGKTGVDITGVQRHPTAPTRQVYVVRSLEGDRAFAGFGNYDTRDFADTKLQAANLPESLFEIADILVLGTLELAYPESAKAVHRALSLAEKYDMKVVLDINWRPVFWQNPDAAMVAIREIFSRVDFIKLAKEEAEWLFNTSDAGAIKYRLDSVEGVLITDGENGCAYCLDENEGKLPAFNVKVADTTGAGDSFLAGFIHQLLTYGVNSLSNPDIAKQIVIFSSAVGALTTLTSGAIASQPNLAEVEAFIASQADAGKSLR, encoded by the coding sequence ATGAGTAATCCCCGTGTTTTATGTCTGGGTGAGGTTTTATTTGACCTTTTAGCAGATCAATTAGGACAAAGCTTAGAGGAGGTCGAATCTTGGACTCCCTATCCAGGAGGAGCACCTGCGAACGTTGCCTGTTCATTGGTGAAATTGGGTGTTCCTGCTGGATTTGTCGGCTGTGTCGGAGAAGATGAAACTGGAAACGAGCTAGTTGATTTATTGGGGAAAACTGGAGTAGATATAACTGGGGTGCAACGTCATCCGACAGCACCGACGCGTCAGGTATATGTGGTGCGGAGTTTAGAAGGCGATCGCGCTTTTGCTGGATTTGGTAATTACGACACGAGGGATTTTGCCGACACGAAGTTACAAGCGGCAAATTTACCGGAGTCTTTGTTTGAAATTGCCGATATTTTAGTTTTAGGAACTTTGGAGTTAGCGTACCCTGAAAGCGCTAAGGCTGTGCATCGTGCTCTGAGTTTGGCAGAAAAGTATGATATGAAAGTCGTACTGGATATTAATTGGCGACCTGTTTTTTGGCAGAATCCCGATGCTGCAATGGTGGCAATTAGGGAGATATTTAGTCGGGTTGATTTTATCAAGTTAGCCAAGGAAGAAGCTGAATGGCTGTTTAACACCAGTGATGCAGGGGCAATTAAATATCGTCTTGATTCTGTAGAAGGTGTGCTGATTACTGACGGTGAAAATGGCTGTGCTTACTGTCTCGATGAAAACGAAGGCAAATTACCTGCTTTTAATGTCAAGGTAGCAGATACAACTGGTGCAGGGGATAGTTTTCTAGCTGGTTTTATCCACCAATTGCTAACTTATGGTGTCAATAGCCTGAGTAATCCCGATATTGCGAAACAAATCGTTATATTTTCTAGTGCAGTTGGGGCATTAACCACTTTGACATCAGGTGCGATCGCATCTCAACCAAATCTGGCAGAAGTCGAAGCTTTTATTGCTTCCCAAGCTGATGCAGGTAAAAGTTTGAGGTAA
- a CDS encoding metallothionein, whose translation MESVTLMKCACQTCLCVVSTQDAVQKDNKYYCSPACAEGHKTMKGCANSGCGC comes from the coding sequence ATGGAAAGCGTTACTTTAATGAAATGTGCTTGCCAAACTTGCTTATGTGTAGTTTCCACCCAAGATGCAGTACAGAAAGACAATAAGTACTACTGTTCTCCAGCTTGTGCAGAAGGACACAAAACAATGAAAGGTTGTGCCAATAGTGGTTGCGGCTGTTAG
- a CDS encoding glycine betaine ABC transporter substrate-binding protein, with amino-acid sequence MFFSQYTSEIILRSGEHLILVAIAMVAAILIGIPFGIFITREPKFAQPILGLANAIQTIPSLAIFGFLISVPFLGGIGKIPAIVALTLYALLPLIRNTYIGISSIDPTIREVARGMGMTDWQLLSQVEIPLALNVILAGVRVATVICVGIATIAAAIGGGGLGVFIFRGLATVNNQLILAGAIPAALIALGADFALGLLEKQLTKHKVKKKANKRKLAIYLSIFTFTLIGLITFANKQTPPTIVIGSKNFTEQFILGELLAQQIESHTKLKVDRRFNLGGTFICHEAVKAGKISGYVEYTGTALTAVLKDKPISNPQAVFNQVKQQYKQKFKLEVMPSLGFNNTFAMIIRGDDAKKLQIKTLSEATKYASQWKAGFGYEFIERKDGYPGLAKTYGLKFGSIKQMELGLMYKALAAKQVDLIAANSTDGLIPALNLTILADDKNYFPPYEAVPVFNQEILEKYPDLRTAINQLTGLITTSDIQKMNYQVDNQSRPVEAVVREWLKSQKLASISTT; translated from the coding sequence TTGTTTTTTAGCCAATACACCTCAGAGATTATCCTACGCAGTGGTGAGCATTTGATCCTAGTTGCGATCGCTATGGTTGCCGCTATCTTAATTGGTATCCCTTTTGGCATCTTCATCACTCGTGAACCAAAATTTGCCCAACCAATCCTCGGTTTAGCTAATGCAATTCAAACCATTCCCAGTTTAGCCATTTTTGGCTTCCTAATTTCTGTACCCTTCCTGGGAGGAATTGGAAAAATTCCTGCTATTGTTGCCCTAACTCTCTATGCTTTACTGCCTTTAATTCGCAATACTTACATTGGTATTAGCAGCATAGATCCCACCATTCGAGAGGTGGCAAGGGGAATGGGGATGACAGACTGGCAATTACTGTCTCAGGTAGAAATTCCCCTAGCTTTAAATGTAATTTTGGCAGGAGTTAGGGTAGCCACAGTTATTTGTGTTGGGATTGCTACCATCGCAGCAGCTATCGGTGGTGGAGGATTAGGAGTATTTATTTTTCGCGGCTTGGCTACGGTTAACAACCAATTGATTTTAGCAGGGGCAATACCGGCAGCTTTGATCGCTTTAGGGGCTGATTTCGCTTTGGGATTATTGGAAAAACAATTAACAAAGCACAAAGTCAAGAAGAAAGCCAATAAGCGGAAATTAGCCATTTATTTGAGTATATTTACATTTACCCTCATAGGATTAATTACCTTTGCTAATAAGCAAACACCACCAACAATTGTTATAGGCTCTAAGAACTTCACAGAACAATTTATTTTAGGCGAATTACTTGCTCAACAAATCGAATCCCACACCAAATTAAAAGTAGATAGACGCTTTAATTTAGGTGGAACTTTTATCTGTCACGAAGCAGTCAAAGCTGGTAAAATCTCTGGTTATGTAGAATATACAGGAACCGCATTAACAGCAGTCTTAAAAGACAAACCGATTAGTAACCCTCAAGCTGTTTTTAATCAAGTTAAACAACAATACAAGCAAAAATTTAAATTAGAAGTCATGCCGTCTCTAGGATTTAATAATACATTTGCTATGATTATCCGAGGCGATGATGCCAAAAAATTGCAAATCAAGACTCTTTCTGAAGCAACTAAATATGCTTCCCAATGGAAAGCTGGATTTGGGTATGAATTTATTGAACGCAAAGACGGTTATCCTGGTTTAGCCAAAACCTATGGGTTGAAGTTTGGCAGCATTAAACAAATGGAATTGGGACTGATGTATAAAGCTTTAGCAGCAAAACAAGTAGATTTAATCGCTGCTAATTCTACAGATGGCTTGATTCCGGCTTTAAATTTAACGATTTTAGCAGATGATAAAAATTATTTTCCTCCCTATGAAGCAGTACCTGTTTTTAACCAAGAAATCCTCGAAAAATATCCAGATTTACGAACAGCAATTAATCAATTAACTGGCTTGATTACAACTAGTGATATCCAAAAAATGAATTATCAAGTAGATAATCAATCTCGTCCAGTTGAAGCAGTTGTTCGTGAATGGCTCAAATCTCAAAAATTAGCATCCATATCTACTACCTGA
- a CDS encoding cyanoexosortase B system-associated protein: MIAFSRLVKERQFPQIVALILLILLLVMGTLPGYMTGKWQWQKLPEVSTIKELRKIHQKGLAVPGWQIIEQKQTEVGEGKWSRQVIQKDDSPKKAILLLLPQVGFKNHPNIEWTEMNSFWHWDIAQLKTVEFPLKSGNGKITARFFRGVTKQSTFAVLQWYAWSGTGDPSPFNWFVADQRSQLEKKRTAWVAVNLMIPMEPLGQADKYFSDAKSLAETVQEQLMVKALKS; encoded by the coding sequence ATGATTGCTTTTTCTAGATTAGTTAAAGAACGTCAATTTCCGCAGATAGTAGCATTAATTTTGTTGATCCTATTACTAGTAATGGGGACATTACCAGGATATATGACAGGAAAATGGCAGTGGCAAAAATTACCAGAAGTCTCAACCATCAAAGAATTGAGAAAAATACATCAAAAAGGTTTAGCGGTTCCTGGTTGGCAAATAATAGAACAAAAACAAACAGAAGTTGGGGAAGGTAAATGGTCAAGGCAAGTAATTCAAAAAGATGATTCTCCAAAAAAGGCAATTTTATTATTACTGCCACAAGTTGGATTTAAAAACCATCCTAATATTGAATGGACAGAAATGAATAGTTTTTGGCATTGGGATATTGCCCAACTAAAAACAGTTGAATTTCCCCTCAAATCCGGGAATGGTAAAATTACAGCTAGATTTTTCCGTGGTGTCACCAAACAATCAACCTTTGCCGTCCTACAGTGGTATGCTTGGTCAGGTACTGGTGATCCATCTCCATTTAACTGGTTTGTAGCCGATCAGCGATCGCAATTAGAAAAAAAGCGTACTGCTTGGGTTGCAGTTAACCTAATGATTCCCATGGAACCACTCGGACAAGCTGACAAATATTTCTCAGATGCCAAATCTTTAGCTGAAACCGTTCAAGAACAATTAATGGTAAAAGCTTTGAAAAGTTAG